The Psychrosphaera ytuae genome includes a region encoding these proteins:
- the pilW gene encoding type IV pilus biogenesis/stability protein PilW: MGRILIVLISAVLITACVTEKTFVDSKKQVRSFEFDRTEAARTRLILGLSYLENNKYEQAKFNLEKALEFAPTRADVNYSLGYYYQMVGEMDIAETYYLKAIDFEPNNPDTHNNYGTFLCNVGQLDKAAGYFKKAISISKYTRAADSYENLAICALSNDEILQAQEYFELSYKHNPGRPNNLLSLAGIKYATGDIVAALDFYSRYMRISQPGPRALLLGYILEEKRGRLTQANKYLDQLVQTFPNSREALYVTSKTIINSEFEQLRLKYQSKRNSPQIRITRKTATSNENQPSRVTQSTSLVKKEQQVDDTERELRNQNLRENQRTSGGLVLPATVATAVSEYASKAEFVQDVKDKVEMFSKPLTDTEKAKIPELIQSTVAIEKEQPLPEEKVLVSPIKNAVLVNDRASTQNNRVYLQPSPQGLIAPTYKIQKGDNLYRISLKFNIKVSTLAKWNGLNDKDMVVGHTIYVAQPEPYMTLNADKMVSDVAREEGVSLQTLLRWNNLEQDGWLKEGTEILMSDPDLYTTKEQQAKYQNLGEPLAVTLRDVNIPTHTVKAGEFLYKISSRYNVKLETLMKWNNLTQKSKLQIGQSLFVADPDIYFTVPKLQSISEVASNLDVDVAELKRWNQIDRDGVVTAGTKLLKVNPEQY; this comes from the coding sequence GTGTTACGGAAAAAACATTTGTAGACTCGAAGAAACAAGTACGTAGCTTTGAGTTTGACCGAACGGAAGCCGCTCGTACACGGTTGATTTTGGGATTGAGTTATCTTGAAAACAACAAATACGAGCAAGCCAAATTTAACTTGGAAAAAGCGTTAGAATTTGCGCCTACCCGAGCTGATGTCAATTACAGCTTAGGTTACTACTATCAAATGGTCGGTGAAATGGACATTGCCGAAACCTACTATTTAAAAGCCATAGACTTTGAACCTAACAACCCTGATACCCATAACAACTACGGTACGTTTTTGTGTAATGTGGGCCAGCTAGATAAAGCGGCGGGTTATTTCAAAAAAGCCATTTCTATTTCAAAGTACACACGCGCCGCTGATAGCTATGAAAACTTAGCCATCTGTGCGTTATCTAACGACGAAATTTTACAAGCACAAGAGTATTTCGAGCTTTCGTACAAGCACAATCCTGGACGACCTAACAATCTGTTGTCTTTGGCTGGTATCAAATACGCAACAGGTGACATAGTCGCTGCATTGGATTTTTATAGTCGTTATATGCGCATTTCTCAGCCTGGTCCTCGTGCCTTGTTACTGGGTTATATTTTAGAAGAAAAACGCGGTCGATTGACTCAAGCTAATAAGTATTTAGATCAATTGGTACAAACCTTCCCGAATAGCCGTGAAGCGTTATATGTGACCAGCAAAACCATCATTAATAGTGAATTTGAGCAGCTACGCTTGAAGTATCAGTCTAAGCGAAATAGTCCACAGATCCGCATTACGCGCAAAACGGCCACCTCAAATGAGAATCAGCCAAGTCGTGTAACCCAAAGCACGTCTTTGGTAAAAAAAGAGCAACAAGTGGATGACACCGAGCGCGAGCTGCGCAACCAAAACTTACGTGAAAACCAACGTACTTCTGGAGGCTTAGTGCTTCCTGCCACGGTTGCTACTGCGGTCAGTGAGTACGCGTCAAAAGCTGAGTTTGTGCAGGATGTCAAAGACAAAGTGGAGATGTTTTCAAAGCCTCTAACGGATACTGAAAAGGCTAAGATCCCAGAGCTAATTCAGTCGACGGTCGCGATTGAAAAAGAACAGCCTTTACCTGAAGAAAAAGTGCTAGTCTCGCCAATTAAAAACGCGGTTCTTGTTAATGATCGGGCTTCAACCCAAAACAACCGTGTATATTTACAACCTTCACCACAGGGTCTTATCGCACCGACGTACAAAATTCAAAAAGGCGACAACTTGTATCGAATTTCTCTTAAGTTCAATATTAAGGTGTCAACTTTAGCCAAATGGAATGGCTTGAATGATAAAGACATGGTTGTTGGCCACACTATTTACGTCGCTCAGCCTGAGCCTTATATGACACTAAACGCTGATAAAATGGTGTCTGACGTTGCTCGTGAAGAAGGTGTGAGCTTACAAACGTTGTTGCGTTGGAATAACTTGGAGCAAGACGGCTGGCTTAAAGAAGGCACGGAAATTTTAATGTCTGATCCGGATTTGTATACCACCAAAGAGCAACAAGCTAAGTATCAAAACCTAGGTGAACCTCTTGCAGTTACTCTTAGGGATGTAAACATTCCGACTCATACCGTAAAAGCGGGTGAGTTTTTGTATAAAATTTCTAGCCGTTATAACGTTAAGTTAGAAACCTTAATGAAGTGGAACAATTTAACTCAAAAATCGAAGCTTCAAATCGGTCAATCTTTATTCGTAGCCGATCCCGATATCTATTTTACAGTACCAAAACTGCAGTCCATTTCCGAAGTAGCCAGCAACCTTGATGTTGACGTTGCTGAACTAAAGCGCTGGAACCAAATCGATCGCGATGGGGTTGTTACAGCAGGGACTAAATTATTAAAAGTTAATCCGGAGCAGTATTAA